A single Biomphalaria glabrata chromosome 2, xgBioGlab47.1, whole genome shotgun sequence DNA region contains:
- the LOC106069784 gene encoding protein tweety homolog 2-like has translation MLSTSDIILSFDREKKSQSVSVFKKSTVSVTESVSVTEMATDIPSSYSDEWLSTFFHGFPHVDFSFNKFNNAAFQPDNKVYRQMILFWALVPVAACCFLCLLFLFYFIIRCCCCRSERQKRRPSICARVTSGLLIFLGAGLIGFGLYENENIQHGIDTARNAAIDASNIVTSALFRITVLGQIANDVQNVSTELENAVKKISDQNVTEVGIELIDQIRYDSIVAQNICNAIIVDDHQKEIKYATDLTNEIEYYRWVITIVIYSVYLFICFLTTVGLLLKSRATLIVSAVVSVICSILLWVSAGAYLGSSVALGDLCVDPDSYALSLVDPPNKWIATAYLKCSDSSQPYQKQIVEAQTTLIKASSIVDDVQKLAEPFHIEDIDAPLARMKDDLNYATGNLSTLLNTVGMCTNLHQLYITGLEAVCNDTINSTALLALVCCVLGVIFTIIIFAISCIWRGYIHKRRTDYTHADDTDPFLPRPPPYESDYGAISQSSPRPWSERGSLQHSASASGFDDQYLMTTNPHTFPDESPPPAYYPGGYGRRITGRATTNY, from the exons ATGTTATCAACATCAGACATTATCTTGTCATTTGACCGAGAAAAAAAGTCTCAGTCAGTCAGTGTgtttaaa aagtcTACAGTGTCAGTGACTGAGTCAGTGAGTGTGACAGAAATGGCCACTGATATTCCATCATCATATTCAGATGAATGGTTGTCAACTTTTTTTCATGGATTTCCCCATGTTGACTTCagttttaacaaatttaataatGCTGCATTTCAACCAGATAATAAGGTTTATAGACAg ATGATACTGTTTTGGGCTCTGGTTCCAGTTGCTGCATGCTGTTTTCTATGTCTGCTTTTCCTCTTTTACTTCATCATTCGCTGCTGCTGTTGTAGAAGTGAAAGACAGAAAAGGAGACCTTCTATCTGTGCAAGGGTCACATCCGGATTGCTCATATTTTTAGGGGC tggtcttATAGGCTTTGGGCTTTATGAAAATGAGAATATTCAACATGGTATAGACACTGCAAGAAACGCTGCCATTGATGCATCAAATATTGTGACAAGTGCTTTGTTCAGG ATCACAGTTTTAGGACAAATAGCCAATGATGTTCAGAATGTGTCCACTGAATTGGAAaatgctgtaaaaaaaataagtgatCAGAATGTTACTGAAGTTGGTATTGAGCTCATTGACCAGATTCGTTATGATAGCATTGTTGCTCAAAACATTTGCAATGCTATCATTGTTGATGACCATCAGAAGGAAATCAAATATGCCACAGATCTGACCAATGAAATAGAATACTACAG ATGGGTAATAACTATAGTGATTTActctgtttatttattcatcTGCTTTTTGACAACTGTTGGTTTGTTGTTAAAATCAAGGGCAACACTTATTGT TTCTGCAGTTGTGTCAGTAATATGTTCAATACTTCTTTGGGTATCAGCAGGAGCATATTTAGGTTCATCTGTG GCCTTAGGAGATTTATGTGTAGACCCTGATTCTTATGCTCTCAGTCTAGTGGACCCTCCAAATAAAT GGATTGCTACAGCATATCTCAAATGTTCTGATTCTTCTCAACCTTACCAAAAG CAAATTGTAGAAGCACAAACAACCCTGATTAAAGCTAGCAGTATTGTTGACGATGTGCAAAAATTGGCTGAACCATTTCACATTGAAGAT ATTGATGCACCCCTGGCCAGAATGAAGGATGACCTGAATTATGCAACTGGTAATCTGTCCACTTTGTTGAATACTGTGGGGATGTGTACAAATCTTCATCAGTTGTATATTACAGGATTGGAGGCTGTCTGTAATGATACTAT AAATTCAACAGCTCTTTTGGCATTAGTTTGCTGTGTGCTTGGAGTAATATTTACTATTATAATTTTCGCAATCTCCTGCATTTGGAGAGGTTATATTCATAAAag AAGAACAGATTACACGCATGCAGATGATACTGACCCATTTCTGCCTAGACCACCACCTTATGAGTCTGACTATGGTGCAATTAGTCAGTCTAGTCCTAGGCCCTGGTCAGAGAGAGGCTCATTGCAGCATTCAGCTAG TGCCTCTGGATTTGATGATCAGTACTTAATGACTACAAACCCACACACATTCCCTGATGAATCTCCACCACCTGCT TACTATCCAGGTGGCTATGGAAGGAGGATCACAGGAAGGGCCACAACAAATTATTAG
- the LOC106069640 gene encoding dual specificity mitogen-activated protein kinase kinase 6-like isoform X2, giving the protein MERRKFKGPQIVVVEDSSQQPKPPRPDLDSKTTLTIKGKKFECDSSDLQHIRFLGRGAYGVVEEMVHTHSNTVLAVKRINATVNNLEQKRLLMDLDINMRSGSCEYTVEFYGALFREGDVWICMEVMEASLDQFYKKLKAHNEKIPENVIGKIAKSVVHALHYLHSELSVIHRDVKPSNILINKAGAVKICDFGISGYLVDSIARTKDAGCRPYMAPERINPDSNGNGYDIKSDVWSLGITLMELATGEFPYSKWDSPFQQIKQVVMEASPKLPADQFSPEFCDFIDKCLNKDYRARYNYNQLLQHPFIIKAEEQEVDMAGYVNQVIAKYGNLNESNT; this is encoded by the exons ATGGAGAGAC GAAAATTCAAGGGACCACAAATAGTTGTTGTAGAAGACAGTTCTCAGCAGCCCAA acCACCCCGGCCTGATTTGGACTCCAAAACAACTTTaacaataaaaggaaaaaagttTGAATGCGATTCTAGTGATCTCCAGCATATACGATTTCTAGGGAGAGGTGCATATGGAGTGGTGGAAGAAATGGTGCACACACATAGCAATACAGTTTTAGCTGtcaag AGAATAAATGCTACCGTGAACAACTTGGAACAGAAGCGGTTGCTTATGGATTTGGATATCAATATGAGAAGTGGTTCGTGTGAATATACAGTTGAATTTTATGGAGCACTTTTTAGAGAG GGTGATGTCTGGATTTGTATGGAAGTTATGGAAGCATCACTTGATCAGTTCTACAAGAAATTGAAAGCTCATAATGAAAAAATTCCTGAGAATGTCATTGGCAAAATAGCTAAATCA GTTGTCCATGCACTACACTACCTACATTCAGAGCTGAGTGTGATTCACAGAGACGTCAAACCTTCCAACATACTCATCAATAAAGCAGGAGCTGTCAAAATATGTGACTTTGGCATCAGTGGCTACTTGGTAGACTCTATAGCCAGAACTAAAGATGCTGGGTGCAGACCATATATGGCT CCTGAAAGAATAAATCCAGACAGCAATGGAAATGGATATGACATTAAATCAGATGTTTGGTCTCTTGGAATAACATTG ATGGAGTTGGCAACTGGTGAGTTTCCTTACTCTAAATGGGATTCACCATTTCAACAAATCAAACAAGTTGTCATGGAAGCTTCACCAAAATTACCAGCTGATCAGTTTTCTCCTGAATTTTGTGATTTCATTGACAAATG CTTGAATAAAGATTACAGGGCTAGGTACAACTACAACCAATTATTGCAACATCCATTTATAATAAAGGCTGAAGAGCAAGAAGTGGACATGGCTGGATATGTCAATCAAGTCATAGCCAAATATGGCAACCTCAATGAAAGTAATACTTGA
- the LOC106069640 gene encoding dual specificity mitogen-activated protein kinase kinase 6-like isoform X1: protein MQETANGVHQILLTSPPRGVKMSGPKKGKFKGPQIVVVEDSSQQPKPPRPDLDSKTTLTIKGKKFECDSSDLQHIRFLGRGAYGVVEEMVHTHSNTVLAVKRINATVNNLEQKRLLMDLDINMRSGSCEYTVEFYGALFREGDVWICMEVMEASLDQFYKKLKAHNEKIPENVIGKIAKSVVHALHYLHSELSVIHRDVKPSNILINKAGAVKICDFGISGYLVDSIARTKDAGCRPYMAPERINPDSNGNGYDIKSDVWSLGITLMELATGEFPYSKWDSPFQQIKQVVMEASPKLPADQFSPEFCDFIDKCLNKDYRARYNYNQLLQHPFIIKAEEQEVDMAGYVNQVIAKYGNLNESNT from the exons ATGCAAGAGACCGCTAACGGCGTGCATCAAATTCTTTTAACGAGTCCACCCCGAGGGGTGAAAATGAGTGGACCGAAAAAAG GAAAATTCAAGGGACCACAAATAGTTGTTGTAGAAGACAGTTCTCAGCAGCCCAA acCACCCCGGCCTGATTTGGACTCCAAAACAACTTTaacaataaaaggaaaaaagttTGAATGCGATTCTAGTGATCTCCAGCATATACGATTTCTAGGGAGAGGTGCATATGGAGTGGTGGAAGAAATGGTGCACACACATAGCAATACAGTTTTAGCTGtcaag AGAATAAATGCTACCGTGAACAACTTGGAACAGAAGCGGTTGCTTATGGATTTGGATATCAATATGAGAAGTGGTTCGTGTGAATATACAGTTGAATTTTATGGAGCACTTTTTAGAGAG GGTGATGTCTGGATTTGTATGGAAGTTATGGAAGCATCACTTGATCAGTTCTACAAGAAATTGAAAGCTCATAATGAAAAAATTCCTGAGAATGTCATTGGCAAAATAGCTAAATCA GTTGTCCATGCACTACACTACCTACATTCAGAGCTGAGTGTGATTCACAGAGACGTCAAACCTTCCAACATACTCATCAATAAAGCAGGAGCTGTCAAAATATGTGACTTTGGCATCAGTGGCTACTTGGTAGACTCTATAGCCAGAACTAAAGATGCTGGGTGCAGACCATATATGGCT CCTGAAAGAATAAATCCAGACAGCAATGGAAATGGATATGACATTAAATCAGATGTTTGGTCTCTTGGAATAACATTG ATGGAGTTGGCAACTGGTGAGTTTCCTTACTCTAAATGGGATTCACCATTTCAACAAATCAAACAAGTTGTCATGGAAGCTTCACCAAAATTACCAGCTGATCAGTTTTCTCCTGAATTTTGTGATTTCATTGACAAATG CTTGAATAAAGATTACAGGGCTAGGTACAACTACAACCAATTATTGCAACATCCATTTATAATAAAGGCTGAAGAGCAAGAAGTGGACATGGCTGGATATGTCAATCAAGTCATAGCCAAATATGGCAACCTCAATGAAAGTAATACTTGA
- the LOC106069640 gene encoding dual specificity mitogen-activated protein kinase kinase 3-like isoform X3, protein MVHTHSNTVLAVKRINATVNNLEQKRLLMDLDINMRSGSCEYTVEFYGALFREGDVWICMEVMEASLDQFYKKLKAHNEKIPENVIGKIAKSVVHALHYLHSELSVIHRDVKPSNILINKAGAVKICDFGISGYLVDSIARTKDAGCRPYMAPERINPDSNGNGYDIKSDVWSLGITLMELATGEFPYSKWDSPFQQIKQVVMEASPKLPADQFSPEFCDFIDKCLNKDYRARYNYNQLLQHPFIIKAEEQEVDMAGYVNQVIAKYGNLNESNT, encoded by the exons ATGGTGCACACACATAGCAATACAGTTTTAGCTGtcaag AGAATAAATGCTACCGTGAACAACTTGGAACAGAAGCGGTTGCTTATGGATTTGGATATCAATATGAGAAGTGGTTCGTGTGAATATACAGTTGAATTTTATGGAGCACTTTTTAGAGAG GGTGATGTCTGGATTTGTATGGAAGTTATGGAAGCATCACTTGATCAGTTCTACAAGAAATTGAAAGCTCATAATGAAAAAATTCCTGAGAATGTCATTGGCAAAATAGCTAAATCA GTTGTCCATGCACTACACTACCTACATTCAGAGCTGAGTGTGATTCACAGAGACGTCAAACCTTCCAACATACTCATCAATAAAGCAGGAGCTGTCAAAATATGTGACTTTGGCATCAGTGGCTACTTGGTAGACTCTATAGCCAGAACTAAAGATGCTGGGTGCAGACCATATATGGCT CCTGAAAGAATAAATCCAGACAGCAATGGAAATGGATATGACATTAAATCAGATGTTTGGTCTCTTGGAATAACATTG ATGGAGTTGGCAACTGGTGAGTTTCCTTACTCTAAATGGGATTCACCATTTCAACAAATCAAACAAGTTGTCATGGAAGCTTCACCAAAATTACCAGCTGATCAGTTTTCTCCTGAATTTTGTGATTTCATTGACAAATG CTTGAATAAAGATTACAGGGCTAGGTACAACTACAACCAATTATTGCAACATCCATTTATAATAAAGGCTGAAGAGCAAGAAGTGGACATGGCTGGATATGTCAATCAAGTCATAGCCAAATATGGCAACCTCAATGAAAGTAATACTTGA